From the Mesotoga sp. BH458_6_3_2_1 genome, one window contains:
- a CDS encoding PhzF family phenazine biosynthesis protein — protein MLKIYQVDSFTAVPFGGNPAGVCLLDEEIDERLYPRIASEMNLSETAFVRPGDEKNTYGLRWFTPKVEVKMCGHATLATAWIHFTELGVKGEISYETLSGKLGVRYVDGKIEMNFPSDNPYRVRIDEMLGRITGVEGECYYSSLTEKLLYIISSKSKLEDLSFDFSLLQNRDFGYTVKGLIVSSPGDEKFDFYSRYFAPWVGIDEDPVTGSAHTVLGPFWSEKLGRKNLRACQLSSRRGELDLELLPNSRILILGKAVTVIRGTISI, from the coding sequence ATGCTCAAGATATACCAGGTTGATTCATTTACGGCGGTTCCATTTGGCGGGAATCCCGCTGGGGTCTGTCTCCTTGATGAGGAGATCGATGAGAGACTATATCCTAGAATAGCATCGGAAATGAATCTTTCGGAAACCGCATTTGTAAGACCGGGTGACGAGAAAAACACTTATGGCTTGAGATGGTTCACACCGAAGGTTGAAGTGAAGATGTGCGGCCATGCGACGCTTGCCACTGCCTGGATACACTTCACCGAGCTTGGAGTCAAGGGTGAGATCTCTTACGAAACACTAAGTGGGAAACTGGGGGTTAGGTACGTTGATGGGAAGATAGAGATGAATTTCCCTTCTGATAACCCTTACAGAGTTAGAATCGATGAAATGCTTGGGAGGATTACTGGTGTGGAAGGTGAGTGCTACTACTCCAGTCTTACCGAAAAACTGCTTTACATAATCTCCTCGAAATCGAAACTTGAGGACTTGTCGTTTGACTTCAGTCTTCTTCAGAACCGTGATTTTGGATACACGGTGAAGGGACTGATCGTCTCTTCGCCCGGTGACGAAAAGTTCGACTTCTACTCGAGATACTTCGCTCCCTGGGTGGGAATCGACGAAGACCCGGTTACCGGTTCGGCACATACGGTTCTCGGACCGTTCTGGTCCGAGAAACTCGGGAGAAAAAACCTCAGAGCCTGTCAGCTCTCCTCCAGAAGAGGAGAACTCGATCTCGAGCTGCTTCCAAATAGCAGGATTCTTATTCTTGGAAAGGCCGTCACTGTAATAAGAGGCACTATTTCAATCTAG